From the genome of Candidatus Brocadiaceae bacterium:
CAGGGCCCGAAACTCGATGCCGTCTTCGCTGTGACCGAAGGCAACCACGATCCGGTCCAGATTGTCCACACGCGCGTGCGGTACGGCCACCCCCTTGCCGATGGCGGTGCTGCCGAGGCGTTCGCGGTCCAGAACGGCTTCCAGCGAGGAATCCACGATGTTGGGGCGCAGGGCATTCGACTGCACCAGCTCATCCAGCATCACACGCAACGCATCGTCCCGTTTGCGCGGTTCGAGCGCCATACACAACGCGCCCCGGGCCAGACATTCGGCCAAATCCATCGGCTGACTCCATACCAGGTAAAAACCGGTCCTGCTCGCCGGGGTGCCAGGCACGCCCGACCGGAGCGTCCTGCCCGCCGGGCAGGCCCGCCCGTGCGGCTCACTACTCCTTCTGGCCCTCCCTCGCACGGCCGCGCACCAGCTTGTCGTGCTGGCGCACGAGCTGCCGCTCCATCTTCGCAAATGCTTCGTCTATCGAATGATACATGTCGTGACTGCTGGCCTGCGCCACCAGGTCCGCCCGGCCGATTCGCGCCGCAATCTCGACCACCTGCGTGCCCGAGTCCGCCGTCAGCGTCACGTCGATGTGCTGGGTCTTCTCTGCGAACGGAGGAAGCTTGGCGATCTGCTCCCGGATGTGCCTGTCCATCTGTTCCGTTACCGTCAGATGCCTTCCGGAAATCTGGATCTGCACGTCTGGACCTCCCTTCCCGTAGAAGGCTCACCGGACGGACCGCATCGGCCCCTCCCGATGACGCACACACGAACCGGGGGACGGCGGCGGATGCCAACCCATACGCGACCAGACGCCCCATGTCCGGCACGCACCGGCGCGCACGCGGAACCCACCCTGCAGCGGCGCCTCCGGACGCACCCGGGCGCACTGCCGAAGCCCGACGCCGTGTTCTCTGTCATCCGGACCGCCTCCGGGGGCATCCGCACACTCCCACGGTACGCTCCCTATGCGCAGATTGTAGCCCGCCACCGCCTGACCGTCAAGAAACCGCGGCCCTTCCCCCCCGCTCAAGAAGCGCCCCCGGCCCCCCCATGCGATGGATAGGTGCCCCGCGCCAGAAAGACCCGCCGCGGCGTGGCCGCAACACCCCGTTGCGCCGCCGCCAGCGACTCCGAATCCGCCCGCGCCCGCCCCACGCCGACCAGTTCCCCCTTTAACGTCATCAACGCCACCGCCTCGCCCGCCAGGAAGTCGTCGAATCCGCACACCCCCGGGACGGCCAGCGGCACCCCGCAGCAGACGGCGTCGACGGCCCCGTCGTCCATGCTCAACCGCGGCAGGACGCGGCAGACGACCTCGTCGACCGGATGCACGAGCGACCGCAGCGGCGCCTCATCGCCGGCACGGGCCTGCGCGACCGCCCGCTCGACCTGCTCGTGCTTCACGGCCTCGTGCAGCCCGAACGGGCCGGCCTGCGTGCGCCGGAGCGCGGCCATGTGCGCGCCGGTGCCCAGGGCCTGTCCCAGATCGTGCACGAGCGTGCGCACGTAGGTGCCGCCCTGGCAGCGGACGGCGAACACGACGCGCCGGCCGGCACGCTCGGTGACGGTGAACGCGCGCACGGCCCGCTCGCGCGGCACCCGCCTGACCCGGCTTCGCCGGGGCGGCCTCTGCACGATCACCCCGCAGAGCCCGTCCATGGCGGCGGCCAGTTCACCGTCCGGCACGTCGCCGTGCAACTGCATGGCGCCCTCATATGCCTTGTCGCACCCCAGCAGCACCGCGGCGGCGGGCGTCGCCTCGTCCAGCAGGACGGGCAGAACGCCCGTGACGCCCGGGTCGAGCGTGCCGCCATGGCCCACCCGCGTGCCGCCCAGCGCCTGGCGCACGCGGTCGGCGGCGCGGCGGGAGGTGCAGCCGGGCGGCTTGTCCAGAACCACCACGCCGCGCCTCAGGTAGTCCGGCAGGGCCCGCTCCCGGGGCGCGCACCCATGGCGCGGGTCGCTCGTGCATTCGCACCGGACGTGGAACGCCATGGCCGATCGCCCCTCTTGTCGGAAAGGCAGACGCCCCGGCGAAGCACGGCGGCCGCTACACGCGCTCCAGCGCATAGCGGCGACTGCCCAGGCCGATCGCTTCGCCGTGCGCGAACTGCGCCGTGTACTGCGCGCCCGGCCAGACCTCTTCGAGCAGGTCCCTGCCCGCCGCCCCGTTGATCAGGTCGACGGCCGCCTGGTCGATCGCCACCGGATCGGTCGAGGCCAGCACGCCCAGGTCCGGGCAGACCTTCTCGCCCTTCGTGCCCATGCAGTTGCAGTGCCGGGTGACCCGGTGGAGGAAGGTGACGAAGCCGACGTGGTCCCGCTTGTCGCCCAGGATGCCGTAGGCATACTCCGCCATCTTCTCGTTGAACGTCGCGGCGGGCGCATTCCAGTCGAAGTCGATCGCGCCCACGGGGCAGACCGAGACGCACTCTCCGCAGCCGATGCAGCGGCCCTCGTCGATGTGGGCCGCCTGGCCGACCATGATGGCGTCCTCGGGGCACCACTGGGCGCACGTGCCGCAGGCGATGCAGTCAGCCGCCTGCACCTCCGGCCGCCCCTGGGAGTGCTGACGCAGCTTGCCCGCCCGGCTGGCCAGCCCCATCGCCACGTTCTTGATGGCGCCGCCGATGCCGCTGAGCACGTGACCGGTGAAGTGCGAGACGATGATGGCCGCCGGAATCAGCGTGAAGTCGCCCGCCACGGCCACCGTCTCGCAGTGCCGCAGGTTCACGGGCCGCTCCACGTGCAGGTTGCCGCGCAGGCCGTCCAGGAAGATCAACGGGCAGCCCATCGCCTCGGGGCCGAACCCGTGCTCCACGGCCAGGTTGAAGTGGTCGACGGCGTTGTGCCTCTGGCCGCGATACAGCGTGGACGTCTCGACCAGGCAGGGCCGCCCGCACGCACGCTTGACCTCCTCCACGACAACGCGCACGCAGGCCGGCGACACGAAGCTGTCGTTGCCCCGCTCGCCGAAGTGCGTCTTCACGGCCGTGATGGCGCCCTCCGGGACCACCGCGCCCAGCCCGGCCGCCGCAAAGACCTCCCGCGTGCGGCGGCAGACGGTGCCCTCATCGGCCCCGTCCTCGAACGGAGCGAACCACACCGTGCTCCCCATACGACATCCCCCTCGTTTGAACGCTCTGAGAACCCGACGCGGCGTCTCCGCCCGAAGCCGCGCACGAGCATGGTGCCAGGAGCGGGACTCGAACCCGCACGGGCTTGGAGTGCCCATCGGTTTTTGAAACCGACGCGTATGCCTATTCCGCCATCCTGGCACGGTCCGCTGACCGCGGCCCCCCGGGGAGAACCCGGCGGCACCGGGTACCCAACTTACCCCAGGCCGGCCCGGAAGGCAAGCTCCCGAACGCCGCCGGCGGATCAGCCGGGGGGTTCCGGCGTGCGGTCCATGGAAGCCGCCCCGGGCTCCTCGACGGCCGCCGAGGACAGCACCGGCCCGTGCAGCCAGCGGTGCGGCCCCCCGGCCGCCGGGGCCTCGTCGGTCTCGAAGACCAGCCCGATAGGACCGACCTCGACGACGTCGCCCGGGCTGAGCGGTGCGGACTGAACAGGCTCGCCGTTGACCTTCGTACCCCACCGGCTGTTCAGGTCGTGGATGACGAAGCCGTCCTCGGTCTGCTCGACGACCGCGTGCGAGGAGGAGACGTGCTGGTTGGTGATGCACAGGACGTTCTCCGGGCTGCGCCCGATCGTCGTGCGCCCATCCAGCAGTTCGAACACGAACCCGCGCGGCAGACCGACCGCGGCCACGAAGCGCCCGCGCCGCCGGCGGGGTGCCTCCGCGATCTGCCGCAGGTTGACGTCGCGCTGGGGGAAGGGAATGGTAATCGCGTGCCGCCTGAACGCGTACCATATCTCCTTGCGCAGCTCGCTATCGGTGGCCTCCGCAGCGGCGTAGTCGTCGATGTAGGCCCGCAGTTCGTAGATCAGCGCGGAATCCGCATAGTCCACGAAGTGCACGCCTGGGGCCGGGCTCTTCAGGACGCTGCCGACGCGTGCGGCCGCCTCCGTCAGCGCCCCGACGGCCAGCCCCGGCGGGACCTCATAGGCCACTCCCACCCGGACCTTGCGCAGATGCAGCGACGTGGGCCGCGTGTGGTTCAGAACGCGCTCCCGGATGATCACGCTGTTCGGGACCTCGACGTGATCGTTCTGGCGGGTCAGGATCTTCGTGACCCGCCAGCTCACCTCGGTCACCGCCCCCTCGACATCCTGAATCCGGATCCAGTCGCCGACCTGGAAGGGCCGCTCGGTGCTCAGAACGACGCCCGCCAGCACGTTGTGGAGCGAGTCCTGCACGGCCAGCCCGACGACGATCGACAGGGCGCCGGACGTGACGAAGACCGGCGTCAGGTCGAGGCCGGGAAACGCCCACTTGATCAGGAGGAAGAACCCCAGGAACGCGCAGACCAGCACGGCCAGCTTGCGTATCAGCGGCGGCACACCGCCGCGCGTCCGCTGCGCCCCGTCCGGCAACGCCGCACGCGCCACGGCCACCAGCACCGACACGAACGCCGAAAAGGACGCCATGAACTGGGTGAGCCCCAGCAGCAGCCCGCCGCCCCGCAACGGCGTGGAGTGAACCGCCACCCAGGCCCCCACGCTCAGAACCGTCAGCACGGGCAGCAGCCAGATGTACCCGCGGACCATCCGCGCCCGCAGCATCAGGCGGGTGACCAGCACGGCGCCCAGCGCGACCAGGACGAACGTCAGCGCCGCCATGAGCCCGTCGTGCGACACCGCAGCGCTCGACAGCCGGCCCCGGCCGACCAGCCGCAGCAGCAGGGCCGGCACCACGCTCAGGAGCACGATCAGCACCGCGGCCGCCGGAGGGTCCAGCCGCCGCACCACCGGTTCCGACCGACGCCGACGCCGCTGGGGCCGTCTCAGCCGTAACAGGGCCCGCTTCAGCTCGTCCACGCTGCGGTAACGGTCCCCCGCCGATTCGGCCAGGCACCGGCTGATGACGGCATCCATTGCGATGGGGACGTCATCCCGGACCATGCTCGGAGGCTTGAAGTGCCCGACCGGTGCCGTGGCGGTCAGCATCTCGTACAGGATGACGCCCAGGGAGTAGACCTCCGACTGCGCCGAGGCCCTGTGGGCATCCAGTTGGAGCTCGGGGGCCATGTAGTGGAAAGCCTCCGCCGAGCGCATGTCCCACATCATGGTGCCGGCGCCGACGCCCTCGGTCCGGAACGCGGCGATGGCGAAGTCGGAGATCCTGGCCCGGCCGGTCGCCGCATCCAGGAGGATGTTCGAGGGCTTCAGGTTGCCGTGCACCACGCCCTCGGCGTGGGCGCAGGCGAGGGCGTCGCAGACCTGGAGCGCGCAGTCCATCACGTCGGCGGGCGGCATCGGCCCCGCCCCCATGGCCGTCGCGAGGCTCTGACCGTCCACATGCTCCATGACGGCGTAGAACGCGTCGCCGTCCCGGCCGCAGTCGATCACGGGGACGATGCCGGGATGCTTCAGCCGCGCCGCCACACCGACCTCGCGTTCGAAG
Proteins encoded in this window:
- a CDS encoding PTS sugar transporter subunit IIA, encoding MDLAECLARGALCMALEPRKRDDALRVMLDELVQSNALRPNIVDSSLEAVLDRERLGSTAIGKGVAVPHARVDNLDRIVVAFGHSEDGIEFRALDGAPVHEVFLVLAPSGAAAEYLALMQQITRLVQDDDFRRFVGVAKSGQEVLDLIREMAS
- the raiA gene encoding ribosome-associated translation inhibitor RaiA, producing MQIQISGRHLTVTEQMDRHIREQIAKLPPFAEKTQHIDVTLTADSGTQVVEIAARIGRADLVAQASSHDMYHSIDEAFAKMERQLVRQHDKLVRGRAREGQKE
- a CDS encoding RNA-guided pseudouridylation complex pseudouridine synthase subunit Cbf5 — protein: MAFHVRCECTSDPRHGCAPRERALPDYLRRGVVVLDKPPGCTSRRAADRVRQALGGTRVGHGGTLDPGVTGVLPVLLDEATPAAAVLLGCDKAYEGAMQLHGDVPDGELAAAMDGLCGVIVQRPPRRSRVRRVPRERAVRAFTVTERAGRRVVFAVRCQGGTYVRTLVHDLGQALGTGAHMAALRRTQAGPFGLHEAVKHEQVERAVAQARAGDEAPLRSLVHPVDEVVCRVLPRLSMDDGAVDAVCCGVPLAVPGVCGFDDFLAGEAVALMTLKGELVGVGRARADSESLAAAQRGVAATPRRVFLARGTYPSHGGAGGAS
- a CDS encoding DUF362 domain-containing protein; amino-acid sequence: MGSTVWFAPFEDGADEGTVCRRTREVFAAAGLGAVVPEGAITAVKTHFGERGNDSFVSPACVRVVVEEVKRACGRPCLVETSTLYRGQRHNAVDHFNLAVEHGFGPEAMGCPLIFLDGLRGNLHVERPVNLRHCETVAVAGDFTLIPAAIIVSHFTGHVLSGIGGAIKNVAMGLASRAGKLRQHSQGRPEVQAADCIACGTCAQWCPEDAIMVGQAAHIDEGRCIGCGECVSVCPVGAIDFDWNAPAATFNEKMAEYAYGILGDKRDHVGFVTFLHRVTRHCNCMGTKGEKVCPDLGVLASTDPVAIDQAAVDLINGAAGRDLLEEVWPGAQYTAQFAHGEAIGLGSRRYALERV
- a CDS encoding mechanosensitive ion channel; this encodes MPSDGARMVGPYRIVERIGEGSTGEVFRAVQPPRDRVVAVKVFAERFAGGPEAFARFEREVGVAARLKHPGIVPVIDCGRDGDAFYAVMEHVDGQSLATAMGAGPMPPADVMDCALQVCDALACAHAEGVVHGNLKPSNILLDAATGRARISDFAIAAFRTEGVGAGTMMWDMRSAEAFHYMAPELQLDAHRASAQSEVYSLGVILYEMLTATAPVGHFKPPSMVRDDVPIAMDAVISRCLAESAGDRYRSVDELKRALLRLRRPQRRRRRSEPVVRRLDPPAAAVLIVLLSVVPALLLRLVGRGRLSSAAVSHDGLMAALTFVLVALGAVLVTRLMLRARMVRGYIWLLPVLTVLSVGAWVAVHSTPLRGGGLLLGLTQFMASFSAFVSVLVAVARAALPDGAQRTRGGVPPLIRKLAVLVCAFLGFFLLIKWAFPGLDLTPVFVTSGALSIVVGLAVQDSLHNVLAGVVLSTERPFQVGDWIRIQDVEGAVTEVSWRVTKILTRQNDHVEVPNSVIIRERVLNHTRPTSLHLRKVRVGVAYEVPPGLAVGALTEAAARVGSVLKSPAPGVHFVDYADSALIYELRAYIDDYAAAEATDSELRKEIWYAFRRHAITIPFPQRDVNLRQIAEAPRRRRGRFVAAVGLPRGFVFELLDGRTTIGRSPENVLCITNQHVSSSHAVVEQTEDGFVIHDLNSRWGTKVNGEPVQSAPLSPGDVVEVGPIGLVFETDEAPAAGGPHRWLHGPVLSSAAVEEPGAASMDRTPEPPG